TGGAATAATAGCTTTTCACCCCGATCCATTAAGATGGCGGCATCGCACAGTTCGATTACAGAGCCAGCCGAGTGAGAAACAAACAAAATCGTGCCGCCTTTGGCGCGGATATTTTCGATTCGAGCAAAGCACTTACGCTGAAAAGCATCATCTCCTACAGAAAGAGCTTCATCTACTATTAAGATGTCCGGTTCAACACTAGTAGAAACAGCAAAAGCTAGCCGAACGAACATTCCGCTAGAGTAAGTTTTTACAGGGCGATCGAGAAAATCGCCAATGTCTGCGAAAGCAGCAATTTCATCAAATTTACCTTCTATTTCTTGTTGGCTTAAACCCATTAAACGCCCGTTAAAAAATACGTTTTGTCTGCCCGTAAACTCTGGGTTAAACCCGCTACCAAGCTCTAAGAGCGCGGCAATTCTGCCATTTACTTTAACTTCACCAGTAGTAGGTTTGAGAGTTCCTACAATAGTTTGCAATAACGTACTTTTCCCAGAACCATTACGTCCGACAATTCCTAAGCTTTGTCCTTTAATAACTTCCAGGTTTATATCGCGTAAAGCCCAAAATTCATTAGCTTTACCTTTTCCTGGTAGAAGTAAATCTTTTAAACGCTCGGTAGGGCGATCGTAACATTTAAAGCACTTGGAGACGTTATTGAGAGAAATGGCTATTTCAGTCATGACGCTATTGCTAAAATAAAATGATTGGATTTATTAACGAATTTCCAGACAAACTTTGCTTAAAATCCTAGAGTACGTCAGGAAACCCCGGACGCAGCTTTTGATAGAGGGAAAAGCCCCCTATAAACACTAGTAAGGAAATCAGATAAACTACACCCAGTTCTGGTAAATAGTTGACTGTACCCTGTAATAAGAGGTTGCGGTATGTTTCGACGATCGGGGTCATGGGATTTAACCAGAATATCCAAACACGCCACTTTTCGGGAATTAAGGAAGCAGGATAAACAATTGGAGTAAGATAAAACCACAAATTGAGTAACAAGCTTAATGACTGGGGTACGTCCCTTAAGAATACGGTTAAACCTGCAACTAAATAACTTAAACCTGCGGTTAAAAGCAATTGAGGTATCCAAACTAAGGGTAATAACCACAAGGTTGCGTGAACGGTTTGGGCAGTGATACCTATCAACAAAATTAAGGCGACTAATCCGATCGAATTCTCAATAAAGGCAGAAAAAATCGGTACTAACGGCAGGAGGCTTAACGGAAATACTACCTTTTTTACCAGATTGGGTTGGTTGATTACAGAAACAGTGGCGGGGATTAAACCGTTGGTAAATGCAGTCCAAGGTAATAGTCCGGCAAACATCCACAGCCCGAAAGTTAAGTTATTTTGTGGTAATCCTGGCAGGTTAAGTTTAACCCGCATGACGATCGCGAAAACGTAAGTATAAATCAATAACTGGCATAATTGGTTTAGTAAAGACCAAAAATTGCCTAAAATAGCCCCTTTGTATCGAGCTTCTAAGTCTCTAACTACTAGTGTTCTGAGGAGATCTAATTTAGCCCACCATAAAGAATTTAATGGCAGAGTGCTGCTAAATCTCCCTGCTTGCCGGATAGCTCCTCTCATTGACCTTCGCAATGCCTGTTTCCTCGCTCACTACCAACACACCACTCAAAAAAACGGTCTTAGGTTAAGATTCTATTCACATTTTTGCAATTTGGGCAAAAAATTTATTGGAGAGTCGGCAATGGGGCATCGAGCATCCAGCATCGATCGTGCTGAATTAGTTGATTATTTGCCCCTGCTACCCTGATTTTTTTCTTTTTTGCAAACCCAAATACAACTAAAAGATAAACGATCGACTAAAAGGTTTGCTATTACATCTACTGCTGAGTGCCGATCTTCAAAAAATTTCTCCCCTTGCCCTCGCGCCTCATCTCGCTATTTAAAGCCTCCTCATTTAAATAAAATAAGGCAATTGCTCCCATGCCAGACTAAATATAGACTGTGGAATGGTTCTTAGATTGGAGTTCTAATGGAAATCGGTCAAAAAGTTCTGATCCGCCGTCTTCGCGATCGCGCACCTGCTAACGTGGTGAAATACCTGGGTAAGACAGGCACGATTCAAGGCTACAAAATGGTAGATGGCAGTGGTGTGGGAGTAGTTGTACAGTTTGAAGACAAGTTTGCTACTTGGTTCTTTGAAGACGAACTAGAACCCCTTAATTAATAAGGAAGAGAAATGTCCCTGATTTTGACGTTTTTGGGCAAAGGTGGCACTGGTCGTACCACAGTTGCGATCGCCGCAGCCAAAAAGTTAGCCAGCCAAGGCAAGCGCGTCCTACTGGCTGGCCAGGGCAATAGCCCCGATTTAAACTTAATCTTAGGTGCTAGCCTTGGCCCCGATCCGCAGGAATTAGCAGCCAATCTGCAAGGAGTGCAATTTCAAACGGCTTTACTCCTAGAACGCAGTTGGGAACAACTGAAAGATTTAGAAGCCCAATATCTCCGCACTCCTACCCTCAAAGAAGTGTTCGGTCAAGAATTAGGCGTACTGCCGGGAATGGATAGTGCATTAGCCCTGAATGCTTTGCGAGAATACGATAAAAGCGGCAAGTACGATGCGATCGTCTATGACGGAACGGGCGACCAGTTGATGCTGCGGATGTTGGGAATGCCGGAAATTCTCAGTTGGTATCTGCGCCGCTTTCAGAATATTTTAACCAATTCCGATTTGGGTAGAACCGTTTCCCCCTTTCTCCAACCAGTAGTTAGTGCTGTCTTCAACGTGGGCTGGGGTGAAGATGCCTTCTCTCAACCGACCAGCCAGGTGAATAACCTGTTAGATGAAGGGAAACAGGCAATTGCCAACCCTAACCGGGCAGCCGCTTATTTGGTGACGACAGACGACCCAACCGCGATCGCAACAGCTAAATACCTCTGGGGAAGCGCCCAACAAATCGGTTTAACCGTAGGAGGCGTCATTCTCAATCAACCCAGCGTAGCAGGCACTCTCACGGCGGAAATCGCCCAAAGCCTAGCCAAAATCAATAAAGCTGCCGATCGGGAAACGGCTGTTGCCGAAACTGTTTCGGCTGAGT
This genomic interval from Leptolyngbyaceae cyanobacterium contains the following:
- a CDS encoding ArsA family ATPase, giving the protein MSLILTFLGKGGTGRTTVAIAAAKKLASQGKRVLLAGQGNSPDLNLILGASLGPDPQELAANLQGVQFQTALLLERSWEQLKDLEAQYLRTPTLKEVFGQELGVLPGMDSALALNALREYDKSGKYDAIVYDGTGDQLMLRMLGMPEILSWYLRRFQNILTNSDLGRTVSPFLQPVVSAVFNVGWGEDAFSQPTSQVNNLLDEGKQAIANPNRAAAYLVTTDDPTAIATAKYLWGSAQQIGLTVGGVILNQPSVAGTLTAEIAQSLAKINKAADRETAVAETVSAEFAPLAVSPIPTRKEDNWQPIVDALPDFTQAAAAPKAIEIDIASRQVKLFLPGFDKKQVKLTQYGPEVTIEAGDQRRNIFLPTQLRGQPVKGAKFQNNYLTISF
- a CDS encoding ABC transporter permease, producing the protein MRGAIRQAGRFSSTLPLNSLWWAKLDLLRTLVVRDLEARYKGAILGNFWSLLNQLCQLLIYTYVFAIVMRVKLNLPGLPQNNLTFGLWMFAGLLPWTAFTNGLIPATVSVINQPNLVKKVVFPLSLLPLVPIFSAFIENSIGLVALILLIGITAQTVHATLWLLPLVWIPQLLLTAGLSYLVAGLTVFLRDVPQSLSLLLNLWFYLTPIVYPASLIPEKWRVWIFWLNPMTPIVETYRNLLLQGTVNYLPELGVVYLISLLVFIGGFSLYQKLRPGFPDVL
- a CDS encoding DUF2862 domain-containing protein, with the translated sequence MEIGQKVLIRRLRDRAPANVVKYLGKTGTIQGYKMVDGSGVGVVVQFEDKFATWFFEDELEPLN